The genomic DNA gggggggtggggttaggttggtgatggttaAAGGAGGAAAAAGGTAAAGGGTGACTGACCTTCATCACTTATTACCATGTCAATGGCTGTGACAGTCTGCATCAACAAACTCGCCATCCCAAGGATGCCTCCTAATAACCTCATGATAtcgagtgtgtgtgtgtgtatgtgtaaAGAAGAAAATACAACAAAAAAGAATCGAAGAAGCCCCTACCAAGCAATGATagagaaaaaaaccaccaaaccaccaacagcgTCAGAGAGTTCAAGGTATACAGCGAAGCAACTGATAGTCCATCCGTGAATAGGTATATCAGTAGGTGCCTGGTATGGTCCTGTCCGTTTGTCCAGCCTCAAAGCAAATCCGAACCGTCGAATCAGTCTCCCCTTCTCTTGTCCTACAACAGTTGGTCTCAGGCCTCTAGCAATAAGGTTGATATCAACCCTTCTTTTCAGGCCCCCAAATTTCAAGCCTTCCTTCCAACTTGTCGCTTAGAAACTGGCGCACGGCCGGCCGTTGGTTGAGTGAGAAAACAGCCACAATGGTAACCTCGTATCGTCAGACAAAAAGCCCGTCCCAAGTAGGTCGAAGGATCCTTCGAACAGTAACAAGATTGCCGAGCGCGGGGACAGTGGGAGTCGAAAACCAAGAAAGGGCACAGCCTCAAAGAACGTATAGTCGAAAAGGAAATAAAGAAGTCGCAAAAAAAGCCTAACCCAGAGGTGTGTATATCTGTATATAAAAAAACGAACGCTCACCGACCGTCTAGGTGGGGGTTGTTACTTCAAATCGAAacgaaggagaagagagagaaaagagaaaagaaagagagtCACACCTCTAAGCCCATGAACCAAAATGGCAGATGGACAACAGGCGGTGGTAATGTAaaagggagaaggagaggaagtgaaagagagagagagagagagagagagaaaagatgaGATGGAAGATCACAGATCTGCCAAGCTGCCAAAGTTtcacaaacccccatccaGCCTAGACCTGGATGGAAAAAAGACAAGAGGGAAACAAAGCACATGAATCTCAGCCCAAGCCAAGTGCAACTGCAAtttggcttgctgctgacgCCCGGTTGACTTGACATGTCGACCCCAAACCTGATGTGTTTCAGGTGCCCCGTTGACGTTGTCCCGGAGGGCTGTGCAAGGAGAGGGCCGACCCCTGTCTCCCCCCACTGCCGCGAATCGCCATCAGTTGAGATCTGGATGTCTTGGCATGAAAAGATCTTGGATCAATCATGCTACATATCAGACGGTTGTTAGCTAGTGATATCCAGAAGAGAATACGTCGAGACTGCCCATGCCAGTTTAGAAAGGTTTCTCTTTGCTAAGTCGACCCCTGATTGATGACAACACAATGACCACCACTCAAGCGTGCCAAGGCTCGAATGTTTCCAGACCAATGTCTGTCAAGTACGACTTCACTTGACCCAGAGAAATCCTTCATAACCTCCTTTTTGTCTATCCTCTATACACATCATAACAGTAACAAGATTTGCGCTGAAAAAACACGCAACGAAATGGGTATCCTAACACTCCTCAACCTAACGGCAACTTAGTGCTTGCACCCGTGGGCGCAGGCCTTGTGCTTCTTGCTGGGCTtgtcgccatcctcctcagactcatcgtcgtcagactcatcatcctcgccatcgctGATGTCGTCGCTCTCCTGGGCCTGCTCTGTTTGGTTGTTAGTATTCTACATTCTGTTCACTGCTAACTCTGTCAACGGGGGCCACTTACGGAAGTACTTGAGGGCGTTGGGCCAGAGGTCATCAGCAATCGCCATGGCAACGGTATCGCCATCAGGGAAAATGTCaagctcttcctcgtcctcccaatcctcatcatcttcatcctccttcatctcctcatcctcctcgaccttctcGCCGGCCTGGCGCTTCTTGCggtcctcggcctccttcttgagggcCTCGATGTTCTCCTCGGCGGAGACTCGTTCGCCAATGAAgccgaagaagcagaagaagctcacAGAACCAGCGTCCTCGGCTTCGATTttctccttcagctccttcTGCTTGGGGGtgagctccttcttctccttaccctccttcttgggggcagccttctcctcctcccaggcAGCCTTGGCAAGGGACAAAAGACCGTTGGTCAGGTCCTTGCCGTCCTTCCACTTGATATCGACAGGCTCGCTGACATAGCCGACGAAGCCGTCCTTGCCGTGGCGCCACCAGAACTTCTTCTCGAGGACCTTGTCCTCAAAGTAGTCATTCTCCTCGAACTCGAACTTGATGGAGACACTGCGGGGGTCTCCGCCCTCAACGGGGGTGTCGATCTCGAAGCGCTTGACGTCAATGGACTTGATGGAACCGAGGAGGATCTGAGCATCGGTGGGCTGAATGAAGGCGTCAATGTCCTCGGGGGCCTGCTCGATAACAAGGGGCCAGAAGTGCTCGATCTTGGAGACGATCTCGGCGCGCTTTACGTAGAGGTCCTTGGAAAGGTTGTACTGGTGGCGGACTGGGAGGTTCAAAGCGTTAGTATTCAGCAGTCGCAAGGGCGCAGCAACGGTCGCGGGGGTGGGAACTCACTAATCTCGGTCTCGACATCGTCGAACTGAGCCTCAATTTCACCCAGCTGGTCGTAGGTAGCGAAGATCTCTTCGGCGGTGACGATGGCCATTGTGTCTGATTTGAATGGTAAAAGACTGGGGAGACGGGTCGAGAGTGTGAtgtgagaggaggagaatatGCGGTGAAGAAGTAAGAAAAGAAGTGCCGTGGGACAGAGAGTTGGTTGGCTTTTTAAGCTACAGGTAACTGATAGACCCTCGACAggcgcaaaaaaaaaaaaaaaaaggttctgcccctcctcgtcgcaaGGCAGCCTACCAGCAGAGTCGCATCAATGCAGCGCGGGGTCCTGCCCTTCCATCTGCCCCGCCAAAAAGTTGTGAACTGGAGCTTGGCATCCACACAACTGCGAAAAGATAGTGGGGTAGCAAGAACGGCGGAGACCCGAGACCCTGCCAAGCAAGGTGGGGCCGTTATGCGTTCAACGGCGAGCTCTCTCTGCCGGCCTGCCCGGCCCGAGGGGTATCCATCCCCGGGGTCTTTCTTCCAGGCACGCCAGGTTCCCGCTCATTAACATTTGGCCTCTCAAACTTCTTTTCTGTATGCGTTTCTATAAGGTGTGGGCAATTGTGTCAAAAGCTCCTTCTGGCCCGTCTAGTTGCGAGTGCTCGCTTGACAGTTGCTGAGAGTGTGCCTTCTCATCATACAATCACCAATCACGAAACATACTGGCAGATAGGTAGCCACACGATTGCTATCTCTTCCTTCTAACCTTAGCCTCAGCCCCGGCTTTGACACAGGGCTGTCGGGAGCTCATGGCGGGGTACCCCCACCATAAAGTGCCGTTACGCAATGAGAAGCTCTCACAGACTACGCCAATGACAGTGTGGAGGTCATGAACAACCCCCGCGGAACCTCCATGGACATAAATGGCCTATAAAAAGCCCTCTTGCCCCTTTTTCAAGCAACCCGTCCTCTTATAAACTTGTTCATCTCATCCTGAAGCCAAACACCGCTGTCACAAAGCAAAGGCACGAACGCGTGGAGACAGGCGtaccaacagcagctcttTACCGCCAGTCTGCAACGCTGAGGCCCTTCCCTTCCGCTATCGGGCTGTGTTTCGTCGGAACAAGCTGCTTTATCAGTTTCCGTCTCCTCGACGAGCTTATCTCTGCTTTTCGCAAGCACCTTCgccagcagccagagccACAATGCATCGTGTCATTGTTCCCCGAAGTCGGGACCGTTCTTTACTTCTGCACCAAGGTTATCAACGGCcttggggtttgaggggggttgctCTTTGTCCAGTCGGACGCTCCGCAATTGACTTTCTCTTAGTCAACAGATGGCGCTCCTTGCCAGCAACTGCCAGCGCGTGACCGCATCACCTTCCCAATAACTCGTTTTCAGGTGTCATCCCGATTTCATCTGCTGCCTGACCGGTGAGCGTTTGGGTAAAGCGGTGGTTCAGTTGCCGATGGAAGGATTGATGTGACGACGAAAAAGCCGATCCGAACTCACCCGCTTCCGGGATGCTCACCGGCCACCGGAGCTCATTTTTGAGAAGTAACAATcgggttttgttttttgaaCTCGAAACGTATTTTCGTAAATTTTGACTCTCGGTGGCGGTAAAGCTACCGAGACACAGTATTGAGCCTTGTTCGCCATCAATTGGGAAATAAGAAGGTGTATAAAACGCCCCCAGGTTCTCCACCAAGGAACAACACTATTTCAACCTACCAGCACTCAAGTAGACAAACCTGCCTCAAACTTGCCGAAATTCTCGATTTAGTTCAGTTCGACATTCAACAGGGCCGGCAGAATGGGCGGCGTCACTTTCATGGAGGGCAACCCGGACCGGAAGTTCCCCGAGTCCCgggtcctcatcatcatgaccgGCGGCACAATTTGTATGCAGCCCTCCGCTGATGGCCTCGTCCCAATGAGCGGCTTTCTCGAACTTGCCATGGCTCCCCGACCTTCCTTCAACGACAGCACGGCTCCGTCCAGTAAGTATACCTTACCTTTATCACCCTCAGTTCTACACGTTGACTAACCCCCCATCACAGCCAATATAACAGCCTACACAAAAGAAGGCCACAAACTCACCCTATCCTCCCTCCGGACCCCCACCTCAGCCTACTGCAAACACATCCGCTACTCCATCCTCGagttctcccccctcctcgactccTCTAGCATCGCATCGGCAGGGTGGACAGACATCGCCCTCACCATCCAGCAAAACTACCACCTCTTCGACGGCTTCGTCATCCTCCACG from Podospora pseudoanserina strain CBS 124.78 chromosome 2, whole genome shotgun sequence includes the following:
- a CDS encoding hypothetical protein (COG:L; EggNog:ENOG503P0N9), with translation MAIVTAEEIFATYDQLGEIEAQFDDVETEIIRHQYNLSKDLYVKRAEIVSKIEHFWPLVIEQAPEDIDAFIQPTDAQILLGSIKSIDVKRFEIDTPVEGGDPRSVSIKFEFEENDYFEDKVLEKKFWWRHGKDGFVGYVSEPVDIKWKDGKDLTNGLLSLAKAAWEEEKAAPKKEGKEKKELTPKQKELKEKIEAEDAGSVSFFCFFGFIGERVSAEENIEALKKEAEDRKKRQAGEKVEEDEEMKEDEDDEDWEDEEELDIFPDGDTVAMAIADDLWPNALKYFQQAQESDDISDGEDDESDDDESEEDGDKPSKKHKACAHGCKH